DNA sequence from the Arthrobacter jinronghuae genome:
GGACGCCGACGAGCCCGGCCGTCGGCTAAAGCGCTCACTCACCACCTGGGACCTCATGATCATGGGCGTCGCGGTGGCCGTAGGCGCCGGTATCTTCTCGGTAGGCGCCCGGGCGGCGGGGCAGTTCTCCGGCCCGGCCGTAACCCTTTCGTTCGTACTGGCGGCAATCACCTGCGCGCTCGCCATTATGTGTTACGCCGAGTTCGCCACGGCCATTCCGGTGGCAGGCTCCGCCTACGTGTTCACCTACGCCACGATGGGCGAGCTGGCCGCCTGGATCATCGGCTGGAACCTCATCCTGGAGCTGTTCACCGCAGCGGCGGTTATTGCAAAGTACTGGGGCATCTACCTCAGCGAGGTTTTTGCACTTATCGGCTGGGATATACCGGCAACGCTGGAACTGGGCGTGATTTCGCTGACCTGGGGCCCGTTCCTGATCGTTGCAGTCTTTACCTTCCTGCTGGTCATGGGCACCAAGCTTTCCGCCCAGGTGAGCAACGTTTTCACCATCATCAAGGTGGGCGTGGTGCTCTTCGTGATCGTCGCCGGTTTCTTCTACGTCAAGGCGGAGAACTACACGCCGTTTATTCCGGATCCGGTCTCCACCGCCACTGATGGAAGCTCCGGGGTCCTTCAGCAGTCCCTGTTCTCCTTCATGACCGGTGCCGCTCCTGCGCAGTACGGATTGTTCGGTGTCTTTGCCGGCGCCGCCATTGTTTTCTTCGCTTTCATCGGATTCGACGTGGTGGCCACCTCTGCCGAAGAGGTCAAGGACCCTGGCAAGACGCTGCCGCGGGGCATCTTCGCCGGCCTGGCCGTGGTCACGCTGCTTTATATCGGCGTCTCCCTGGCCCTGACGGGCATGGTCCCCTACACCGAACTGGCCGCAGCCGAAGACCCCAACCTCGCCACGGCCTTTGCCCTTGTGGGGAACACGGGAGCGGCATCGGTCATCGCCGTCGGATCCCTGATCGGCCTGACCACGGTGATCATGGTGCTGCTGATGGGCCTGGCCCGCGTGGTGCTGGCGATGTCCCGGGACGGCCTGCTGCCCCGCTCGCTCTCCCGGACCAGCGACAAGCACTCGACGCCGGCCCGGCTGCAGATCATCCTCGGTGTCCTGGTTGCGGTGGTGGCAGGGTTCACGCGGGTGGACGTACTCGAGGAAATGATCAACATCGGCACGCTCTCCGCGTTCGTGGTGGTGAGCCTGGGCATCCTCGTGCTGCGGAAGAAGCGTCCGGACCTGCGCCCCGCCTTCCGGGTGCCCTTCGGTCCGGTGATCCCGGTCCTTTCCGCAGTGCTGTGCCTGTACCTGATGACCAACCTTGCAGTTGAGACCTGGATCTACTTCGCGGGCTGGCTGGTTATCGGCTTCCTGCTGTACTTCGCCTACGGCCAGCGGCATTCACGTCTGAACGAGAAGTTCCAGGACGTGGCCGCCGCAGGTGCGAACCAGGACACGGCAGTCTGAGTCCGGCGGGCCGGACGGTCCTCCAGTAAACCTCTAAACCCGCGCCGGCTGGCAGCCTGCGCGGGTTTTTTGGTGCCTGCGGTGGCACACTGGGCAGATGCTTGTAGCTTTTTCCGTCGCTCCCTCCGGTACCGGCCCGCAGACCCCCGCCGCCGGTCCTTCGGCCTCGGTGCACGACGCCGTGGCCGCCGCAGTTCAAATCGTCAGGGAATCCGGCCTGCCGAATTCCACGGACGCCATGTTCACCACCCTGGAGGGTGAGTGGGACGAAGTGATGGATGTAATCCGCCGGGCCACGGAAGCGGTTGGCCAGTATGGCAGCCGGGTTTCGCTGGTGCTCAAGGCGGATATCCGGCCGGGGCACACCGGCGAGTTGACCGGCAAGGTGGAACGGCTGGAAAAGGCACTCGGCGAACTGGACGAGTACAGCGGGCACGCCTAGGCATGCAGCGGCCGGACGCACCGGCGGAACGGGAGCAGGAGATGTCGCAGTGGGAGCAGGTCGAGGAGTACTTCAGCAGCCGGGTGGTGCAGCCGGATGACCAGCTGAAGGCCATTGTCGCCGCGACCGGGGCCGCCGGGCTTCCGCCCATCGAGGTATCCGCCGCGCAGGGAAAGTTCCTGATGCTGCTGGCCCGCATCGCCGGTGCCCGGCGGATACTCGAGATCGGTACCCTGGGCGGGTTCAGTACTGCCTGGCTGGCCCGGGCACTGCCCGACGACGGCGAACTGATCACGTGTGAATACGAACCCCGCCATGCGGAGGTGGCCCGCGCCAATCTTGCCGCGGCCGGGCTTCTGGACCGGGTGACCATTCGGGTAGGCGCAGCCTTGGACACCCTGCCGGATCTTGCCGGCGGGGAGCCGTTCGATCTGTTTTTCATTGACGCAGATAAGGTCAACAACCCCGCCTACCTGGAGTGGGCGGTGAAGCTGTCCCGGCCGGGGAGTGTGATTGTGGTGGACAATGTGGTCCGCGGCGGCAGCGTCCTGGACCCCGGCGGCGACGAAGCGGTGCAGGGCACCCGTGCCGCCGTGGACATTCTTGGCTCGCATCCGCGGCTGGACACCACGGCACTGCAGACAGTAGGGAGCAAGGGGTGGGACGGCTTCGCGCTCGCACTGGTGCTGTGACTGCTCGCCGTCCGGGACGCAGCCTGTGCCGACTTAAGCTGGAGACATGAGCTTTACTATCCGGCGCGCACTCCCCGGCGATGCCGAGGACTTTGTGTCCGTCCATCTGCAGTCCTGGCGGGAGAGTTACGCCCATGTACTGGGGGATGAGGTGTTCCAGCGCCGGGAAGCGGACCGCAGCGCCGCCGTCGAACACCGGCGGGCAGCCCTGGCAGAACAGGCAGTGGACCCGGCCATTCGGAACTGGCTGGCCCATTCGGAAGACGGCCGGCTCCTGGGTTTCGCGTCCGCCGGCCCCGCACGGGACAGCGACGCGGACGTTCCGCTGGAACTGTGGTCCATTTACATTCTGGCTGAAGCGTACGGGAAGGGTGTTGGACAGGCTTTGCTGGAGCACGCCGTCGAAACGGAACCCGCGTATGTCTGGGTGTTGGAGGACAACGCACGCGCCCAGGCGTTCTACCGGCGCAACGGTTTCGCGGCAGACGGAACGTCCAAGGACCTGCCGCAGGTCTGGGCCGGCACCGGCATGGTGGAAATCCGGATGGTGAGGCACTGATGGGACGCAAGCGCCCCGGCAAGGATCCGGTGGACGCCGTGGCGGGCAACGGCCCGGTGGCCGGCACTTATCCGATCGACACGGGAACATGTGAACTGGTTCCGGACTCTTTCAGCCCCGACGGTTGGATCCTGATGGTGAACGGAGTGCACAGTTCGCATATCGACCTTGCCGACCCGCGCCACCTGGACTTTGAATACATGCGCTGGATCGCCGCCCTGGTGGAATCGCGCTGGCGTGCGGATGCCTCGCTGCGTGCCCTGCACCTGGGTGCAGCGGCGTGTTCGCTGGCCCGGTACCTGGCCGCCGTATATCCCGGTGCCCGTCAGGTTGCCGTGGAACTGGACGGCAGGCTGGCGGAGCTGGTCCGCGGGTGGTTTGACCTGCCCCGGGCACCCCTGCTGCGGCTGCGGGTGGGGGAGGCGCGTGCCGTGACTGAAACCCTGCATGAGGACAGCCGCGACCTGGTGATCCGCGATGTCTTTGCCGGCGCCAAGACACCGGTGCCGCTGACGACGGCGGAATTCACCGCGCAGGTGGCCCGGGTGCTCGCTCCGGGCGGCGTCTATGTGGTGAACTGCGGCGACACGCCGGACCTGCGCGGCGCCCGGGCCGAAGCCGCCACCATCTGTGCGGCGTTTGCGTACACCGCGGCGATAGCCGATCCGGCCATGCTGAAGGGCCGTCGTTACGGCAATATCATCCTGGCCGGCAGTGACACCCCGTTTGCGGAGGATCCGTCCCTGCCCCGCGCCCTGCTGGGGGGAGCGGTTCCCGCCCATCTGTGGGCGGACGAAAAGGTGCGCAGCTTTGCTGCCGGTTCCAGGCCCCTCCATGACGACCCTGTCCAGGAAGTGCCGGCGGGATAGGCGGTCCGGACCCGCCGCGTGAAGCGCCACGCGGAGCCGAAGGCTGCCAGCCCGACAGCCTCGGGTTAACAGTCAGCATGCTTACTTCAGTAGGGTGGTGAGGACGGCCGCGGCCTTCGGGCGGCGGTTGGACCAACCACGATGGAGGCTACATGTTCAGCAAGAACACATCCGATCCCGACCCGCTCGTCCCCGGCGCCCCGGCTCCGCAGGCCCCGGAACTGGCCGAACCGACGGAACCCCGCGATCCGCTGCCGCCCAAGCCGGATCAGGACGGACCGGAGACCGTTACCGCTACAGGCGTGGCCACCGGGGCACCGAAATCCTCCACCTCCCAGAGTGGAAAGTTCCTCACCACCGCGCAGGGCGCACGGCTGCGGGACACAGACCACTCCCTGAAGGCCGGCCCCCGCGGCCCCGTGCTGCTGCAGGACCACCACCTCCGTGAAAAGATCACCCACTTCGACCACGAGCGCATTCCCGAGCGCGTGGTCCACGCCCGCGGCGCTGCAGCCCACGGTGTGTTTACGGCCAACGGCGCTGCCGAAGGAGTCACGCAGGCCGGCTTCCTGGCCAAGGGCGTGGAAACCCCCGTCTTTGTTCGCTTCTCCACCGTGCTCGGCTCCCGCGGTTCCGCGGACACCGTCCGGGACACCCGCGGATTCAGCACCAAGTTCTATACCGCCGAGGGCAACTATGACCTGGTCGGCAATAACATTCCGGTGTTCTTTATCCAGGACGCCATCAAGTTCCCCGACGTAATCCACGCCGGGAAGCCGCACCCGGACCGTGAGATTCCGCAGGCCCAGAGCGCCCACGACACCTTCTGGGACTTCGTCTCGCTCCACACCGAAGCGCAGCACCACACCATGTGGAACATGTCCGACCGGGGCATCCCCCGCTCCTACCGCACCATGGAAGGCTTCGGCGTCCACACCTTCCGGCTGATTAACGCCGCCGGTCAAACCACGCTGGTGAAGTTCCACTGGAAGCCCCGCCAGGGCGTGCACTCCCTTGTCTGGGAAGAAGCGCAGATCATTAACGGCATGGATCCGGACTTCCACCGGCGCGACCTCGCAGACGCGATTGAAGCCGGTGCGTTCCCGCAGTGGGATCTGGGTATCCAGGTCTTCCCCGACACCGAAGACGAAATGTTTGAGGGCATCGACCTGCTGGACCCGACCAAGCTCGTCCCCGAGGAACTGGCACCGGTGCAGGTCATCGGCACCATGACCCTGAACGCCAACGTCACGAACTACTTCGCGGAAACCGAACAGGTGGCCTTCCACCCCGGACACCTGGTGCCGGGCATCGACGTCACCAATGACCCGCTGCTGCAGGGCCGGTTGTTCTCCTACATCGATACGCAGCTGACCCGGCTGGGTGGCCCGAACTTCAGCCAGATTCCCATCAACCGCCCGCATGCACCGGTCAACGACATGCTTCGGGACGGGTTCCACCAGAGTGCGGACCATTCCGGCGTGGCGCCGTACCAGCCCAACTCGCTCGACGGCGGCTGCCCCTTTATGGCCGGAGCAGACATGAGTGCCTTCATTGATGTTCCCGTCGAGGTGCCCGCGGCCCGTAAAGTGCGCGAGAATCCCGCCACCTTTGATGACCACTACAGCCAGGCGCGGATGTTCTTCCGTTCCCTGACTCCGGTGGAGCAGGACCACGTAGTCCAGGCCTACACATTTGAACTGGGCAAGTGCTATGAGGAGAACATCCGGCTGCGCCAGCTCCAGTCGCTTGCGAATATCGACAAGCGCCTTGCCGACGACGTGGCCGCCGGCCTGGGCCTCACGGCGCCGGCTCCTGCCCTCGACGTTGCCAACACCGCCCCCAGCCCTGCGCTCAGCCAGCTCGGCGGCTCTTGGCCGGTGGCAGGTCGGGTGGTCGGTGTTGTCGCCGATGAAGCGTCCGATCTTGCCTCGGTTTCCGAGGTCCTGGCTGCTATCCACGCGGAGGGCATGGTTCCGCTGGTTATTGCCCCGCACGGCGGCAAGCTGGGTGCGGAAATCACTGTCCAGCGGACCTACCTGACGGCCCGCTCCACCGAATTCGACGCCGTGATCGTGGCGGCTTCGGGTGCCGCGGCACCGGATGCGGCGGACAGCCTGGATGCCAAGGCGGGCAACCCCGGCGGGCACCCCTCGCTTGACCCGAGGGTCACCCTGCTCCTGGCCGAAGCCTTCCGCCACGCCAAGGCCCTGGGTGCCTGGGGCGATGGAGGTTCGGTTCTTGCGGCTGCCGGCATCCCCGCGGAAACGGCCGGCGTTGTTGTAGGCGGAGCCACCGAGGTTGCGTCCGGCGTTACCGCGCTCCTGGCCAACCACCGGGTGTGGGAGCGTTTTCCAACCGCCTAGCTGACGCGGTTGCCGGTGCCCAAACCGGATAAAACGAGAAGGGATCCGCAGCCGCGGATCCCTTCTTGTTTAGCAGTGCTGGGGGGAATAGCTCCCTGCCTAGATTCCCACAATCTCCCTGATGGGACCTATGCCGAAGAACAGGGCGAATGCCGCTGCCACCACGTACATCAGGGGGTGGACCTCACGGCCCCGGCCCTGGAAGACGCGGATGATGGTGAAGGAGATGAACCCGGCACCCAGGCCGTCAGCGATCGAGTAGGTGAACGGCATCAGCGTGAAGGTGAGGAAGGACGGCAGGGCCAGCCCGATGTCGCTCCAGTCGATCTTGCCCACCTGGGAGACCATCAGGTAGCCCACGACCACTAGGGCAGGGGCCACGGCCTCGAACGGCACCAGGTAGATCAGCGGCGTCAGGAACATGGCCACGATGAACAGCAGGCCGGTCACCACGGAGGCGAGCCCGGTGCGCGCACCTTCGCCGATGCCGGCGCCGGACTCCACGAAAATCTGGTTGGAGGAAACACCGGCACCGCCGCCGGCCACCGCACCTGCGGCATCCACAAGGAGGACGCGCTCCACGCGGGGGATGTTGCCGTCCTTGTCGATGCTGCCGGCCTCGGTGGCGAGGCCCACCATGGTACCCATCGCGTCGAAGAAGATGCTGAGCAGGATCACGAAGACCAGCAGCGAGGCGGCAACTCCGCCCAGGGTCTGGAAGGACCCTACGAGGCTGACATCGCCGATCAGGGAGAGATCCGGAGCAGCCCATTGGGGCATGCTCGGTGTCACCAGCGACCAGCCGGTAGCCACTCCGGCACCCTGGCTGCCCGGATCGGCCAGCCATTCGATAAGGACAGCGAAAGCGGTCGAGGCGACGATGCCGATGAGGATCGCGCCCCGGACCTTGCGGGACATCAGCACGATGGTCAGCAGCAGGCCGAAGACGAACACCAGCGTGGGCCACCCCAGCAACTGGCCGCCGTTGCCCAGGCCCAGCGGAACAGTGGTGCCGGCGGCATCCGGATTGCGCCGGACAAAGCCCGCGTTGACCAGGCCGACCAGCGCTATGAACAGGCCGATACCGACCACGATCGCGGTTTTCAGGCTGGGCGGAACGGCCCGGAAAACGGCGGTACGGAATCCGGTGAGGACCAGGATCACCATCGCCAGGCCCGCGATGACTACCAGGCCCATCACGTCAGGCCAGGTCAATCCGTCGTTGGAGGCAACCGTCACGGCCACAAAGGCGTTGACACCCAATCCTGTGGCAATCGCGAACGGGTGCTTGGCCCAGATGCCCATAATCAGGGTCAGGACGCCTGCCACCAGGGCGGTGCCCGCGGCAATTGCCGGGCCGGGCATGGTGTTGCCCATCGAGTCCTCACCGCCGAGGATCAGGGGGTTAAGGACCACGATGTAACTCATGGCGAAGAAAGTGGCCAGGCCACCGCGCACTTCGGCGGATACGGAGGAACCCCGCTTGGTGATTTCGAAGTAACGGTCCAGCTTTGAACCTTGTTTGAGCATGACGCGTCCTCTGAACTGACCAGTGGGGGGATGGTGAGGGAATCCTGCACTTAGATCTTATCGTTTCGGACATGGCGGTGCCCGGAACGGCGCTCCGTTAGGCTGAAACGGTGACGATTTCTGTGCGCTCTTACCTCTCCCGGTCAGCTTTCGCCCCCGTGGCCGCTGTCTTCCTACTCGCCCTCTGCGCGGTGCTGCTGGTATCTGCTCCGCCCGCCGCGGCGCATGATGAACTGACGGGCAGCACTCCGGGCAGCGGCTCGGTGCTGGATGCGGCTCCGGAATCCGTGGAGCTGACCTTTTCGAGTGTTCCGGCCGCCATCGGCTCCGAGGTACGGGTCCTGGATGAGGAGGGAACAGACTGGGCGCAGGGCCCGGTGCGGATCCTGGACAACACCGCCACCCAGCAGCTCCGCACCGGAGCGCCCGCCGGCAGCTACACGGTTCAGTGGCGCGTGGTGTCCTCTGACGCCCACCCGATCGAGGGGACATTCGGGTTTACGGTGGCAGGCGGCGGCACCGGCACCGGCACCCCCGCTCCGTCTACTGCTGCGCCCCTGCCGCCCGCAGCAAGTCAAAGCCCGGTGCTGAACCAGTCCGACGACGCCGGATCCCCGTGGCCGGTGATCGTGCCGGCAGCGGTGGTGATTCTCGCCGTGGCAGTGCTGATCGCCTTGATCGTGCGCCGGCGGCTGCGCGAGGACTAGCGCTCACCCCTGGGTAGGGGCTTGCGGGGTAGGTGACCCCGCGTCCGCGATTGCCTCACCGGCTGCCTTCGCTTGGCGCATAAGCCCGCGGAGGGACGGCAGCAGGTTTTCGCCGACGCCGACCAGATATACGCCGATTCCACGCAACGCCTCCACTGCTTCCGGTCCGGCGCCCACGCCCAGCGCCCGGGCCAGCTTCCGCAGATCCGATCTGGAGCAACTGGTGAGCACCACATAGTCGGCCAGGAGCAGTTCCCTGCCGGTGCGGATGGCCCATTTGCCGCTGGCAGCCGCCGGCGACGGAAGCAGGCCGGCGGGAGCCGCCAAGGTCATTTCCTGCGCTTCCGAATCCTCCCGGACGTCCAGCCGGTGGCTGGCAGCATAGGCGTGCAGCACGCGCAGCACCTCCAACCGTTCCGGGAACACCTCCGGCTCTGACGCGGCTTCCCTGATGGTGGCTGCGGCCGGTGCCGGTCCGTGGACCACTATCGAGTCCACGCCCTGGCGGCATAGTTCGGTGGCCACCGCCAACCCGCTGAGGCCGCAGCCGATCACCACGGCCCCGGTCAGCTCCGTTGCCGCTTCATCTTGCTTTGTTTCCTCATGCCCGGTGGAACCGGTTTGCGCGTTCGGAGAAGAATCCACGCAGTCGTTCCTTCCGACGGTCTTGGTAACCCTCCCCACAGGCTTCAAGGCGGCACCCTATAGGCACTTGCCCTGCAGCGGTAGCGTGACCGGGCACCCGGCGCGGTACGCTACTGCCAACGACAGCCGGAAGGGGACTTGCCGGTTGGGGACCCGAAGGAGCGGCATATGACTGATTCGACCTGGGGTACAGGGCCCGGCGCTGAGGGGCCTGCGGGCATCGTCGTCGGCGTGGACGGATCCGACCAAAGCATCTGCGCCCTGTTCTGGGCTGCCCGGGAGGCGCGGCGGCGGCAGTGCCCGCTGCACGTAGTGACGGCGTACACGGTGCCCATTTTCGCCGCTTCCTCGATGGACGCCGGCTACACCACGGTTGATGACGCAATGATCCGGGACGGCGCCCAGCAGGTGCTGGATGAAGCCGTGGAGCGGATCAGCCACTACGGGGTTGAAGTAATTCCCCGGGTGGAGACCGGAGATGCGGCCGCAGTCCTGCTGGAGCTTTCCGAAGACGCGGACCTCATGGTCGTGGGTTCACGCGGCCGCGGCGGTTTTGTCGGGCGCCTGCTGGGTTCGGTCTCCAGTGCCCTCCCCGCGCACGCGAAGTGCCCTACCGTCGTGGTGCCGCTGCGGACCGCCGGACGGCTTCCCGACTCGGGAGTGCGGCCCCCGGCAAACTCGCCGGACCCGGATGCCGTGCACCGCGCCGTCGTCGTCGGAGTGGACGGCTCGGAACAGGGCCGCGCCGCATCGCTCGTTGCGGCCGAACAGGCGCGGAGTATGGGCCTGCCGCTGCGTATTCTGTGCGCGCTGCCGCCGTTCACCGGCTCGCTGGCCTGGGTGCCTGCCCCGCTGGACATCGAGGCGCTGCATGCGGAACTGCATGAACAGCTCGACGCCGGCCGGGACTGGCTGCAGAGCCACTTCCCGGGACTGGAAATGACCGTTGAACTGGTTGACGGGTCCCCGGGCGAGATCCTGATTGAACGCACCGCAAAGGTTGAACTCCTGGTGCTGGGCACCCGCGGCCGCGGCGGCTTTGCCGGCATGCTGATGGGGTCCACCAGCCAGAGCGTGCTGCACCACGCCAAGGGTCCGCTGATGGTGGTGCCGGACCACGAGGATCCGAGGCTGCTGGACCGGCCTGACTTCGGCCCCATGGTTGCGGAGTAGCAGCCTCCCGCGTACTTAGGCGTGCTGCTGGCCCTCGTGCACGGCATGGCTGGCGGGCTCCAGCTGGAAGGTGCAGTGCTCGGTGTCGAAATGGCTGCTCAGGCACCTGGTCAGCCGGTCCAGTACGGTGTCCAGGCCGTCCGGAGTGAGGTGCTCCTCCTCCACCACCACGTGTGCGGAGAACACCGGAACGCCGGAGGTGATGGTCCAGATGTGGATGTCGTGCGCGTCGGACACCCCGTCCACAGACACAATGTGGTTGCGGATCATGCCCACGTCCACGCCCTGCGGGGTGGCCTCCAGCAGCACATCGATCACTTCCCGCAGCAGCGACCAGGCCCGCGGGGCAATCATCAGGGCAATCAGGAACGAGGCCCAGGTATCCGCCTGCTGATAGCCGGTGGTCATGATGACGACGGCGGAAACCACCACGGCAGCCGAGCCCAGGAGATCCCCCAGCACTTCCAGGTAGGCGCCTCGCACATTCAGGGATTCCTTGCGTCCGGCATGCAGGACCAGCAGGGAAATGAGGTTGGCCAGGCCGCCGACGACGGCGAACGGCAGCATCAGCCCCGTGTCGACGTCGGGCTCGCTGCCCAGGCGGCGGACCGCCTCGACGAAGATCACTACGGCAATCACGATCAGCAGCACGGCATTGGCCAAGGCGGCCAGGACTTCGGCCCGCTGGTAGCCGTAGGTCCGCCGGTTTGTGGCCGGCCGGGCGGCAATCCAGGCCGCGAACAGCGCAATGGAAACGCCTGCTGCGTCGGAAAGCATGTGGCCGGCGTCGGCAAGCAGCGCCAGCGACCCCGAAAGCAGGGCGCCGGCAACCTGGATCAGGACCACCGAGATGGTGATGAGGAAAACGATCAGGAGGCGCCGCCGGTGCTTACCGGTAGCGGTGACTGTGCCCAGTCCGTGGCTGTGCCCGTGATGTTCACCCATGCTTAAAGGCTAGCCCCAGCCCAGTTCGTGCAGCCGCTCGTCGTCGATGCCGAAGTGATGGGCCACCTCATGGATGACGGTGATGCGGACCTCGTCCACTACTTCCTCCCGGCTGTCGCACATCCGCAGCAAGGGCCCGCGGAACACCACAATCCGGTCCGGCAGGGAACCCGCATCCCACCAGGAATCCCGCTCGGTCAGCGGGGTCCCTTCGTAGACCCCCAGCAGTTCCGTGTCCGGATCTTCGTGCGGGCCCGGCACATACTCGTCCTCAATGAAGACCGCCACGTTGTTCATGGCGCGGGACAGGTCCGCTGGAATGGAGTCGAGGGCGGCTTCCACGCAGGCGTCGAACTCATCCGGATTCATCTCGATTGGCACCCCTCCACTGTAGTGGCGCAGGCCTCACCGGAAGCGTTTTGGATATTCCGGAAATAAGCCCTATAGTTTTAGAGTCCACAACGGAGCGAAACGACTGGTTCACCAGCCGCTTCAATCCATGTGTGTTCTGTTGGCCCCCATCGTCTAGCGGCCTAGGACACCGCCCTTTCACGGCGGCGGCACGGGTTCGAATCCCGTTGGGGGTACTCAGGAGTGGTAAATGAGCCGGTGAGAATCTGGTAGAGTTTACACTCGTGAAATGCAAGGCCCTGTAGCGCAGCTGGTTAGCGCGCCGCCCTGTCACGGCGGAGGTCGCGGGTTCAAGTCCCGTCAGGGTCGCTCAGATTTTCTGAAGCGATTTGGAAGATCTCGGTGATCATCGGTTGATGATGCCAGGCTCTGTAGCTCAGTTGGTAGAGCGTTCGACTGAAAATCGAAAGGTCACCGGATCGACGCCGGTCGGAGCCACCAGCTAAAACCCCGTAGCTGTCTCGCAGGAGACAGGACGGGGTTTTTCTTTTTGACCGTTGTGAGCTGCCCGGCCGGCCCGGCGCGCACGCAGCGCTGACAGCCCGGCTGCTGCGCCCTGCAAAACGTCCGGCTGCCGGGATACGCTGAACCCATGGATGAGCCCCGGAACACATCAGCGAACGCTCCCGTCACTGCGCCACCACTCGCCCCCGCGCCGGCAAGCCCGGCGCACGCCGTGGCCGGTGCCGGTGATGCGGCCGCGATCGGCGGCCGCAATTCCATCAGCGAGCAGGCCGTGGCCAAGGTTGCCGCGATTGCTGCCCGGGCAGTTCCGGGCGTCTTCAACCTCGGCAACAGTTCGGGGCGGGCGCTGGGTGCCGTCCGCGACGCCGTCGGCGGAACGAGCGCCACCTCCGGTGTGCATGTGGAAGTCGGCGAACGGGAAGTTGCCGTCGATATCAGCTTGATCGCCGTCTACGGCAATGCACTGATGGTTGTCGCGAACAATGTCCGTGCCGCGGTCTACGGTGCCGTGGAGAAACTCGTGGGCCTTCGCGTGGTGGAAGTCAACGTGGAAATTTCGGACGTACACCTTCCCACCGATCCAGCCGGTACCGCACCGGTTGGCGGCGCGAAAGCGGTATAGGCTTCATAGCACGTTCCTCGCAGGACGCACCGGGTTATGTGGAGCAGGTATTAAGGCAGGGGAAATGAAACCAACAGTGGTGGGAATGGCAGTCGGGGCCGTATTGGCTTTCGCCGCACTGATATTCGATTTTTGGGGCTTTCTGCTGACCGCCCTGTTCATTGCAGTCGGAGCGCTGCTGGGCCGCGCTGCTGAAGGCAAGATCGACTTCCGCAGCGTTTCCGATGCGCTGACCGGCCGCCGCTCCTCTTCGTGAGCGCC
Encoded proteins:
- a CDS encoding copper resistance CopC family protein yields the protein MTISVRSYLSRSAFAPVAAVFLLALCAVLLVSAPPAAAHDELTGSTPGSGSVLDAAPESVELTFSSVPAAIGSEVRVLDEEGTDWAQGPVRILDNTATQQLRTGAPAGSYTVQWRVVSSDAHPIEGTFGFTVAGGGTGTGTPAPSTAAPLPPAASQSPVLNQSDDAGSPWPVIVPAAVVILAVAVLIALIVRRRLRED
- a CDS encoding NAD(P)/FAD-dependent oxidoreductase — encoded protein: MDSSPNAQTGSTGHEETKQDEAATELTGAVVIGCGLSGLAVATELCRQGVDSIVVHGPAPAAATIREAASEPEVFPERLEVLRVLHAYAASHRLDVREDSEAQEMTLAAPAGLLPSPAAASGKWAIRTGRELLLADYVVLTSCSRSDLRKLARALGVGAGPEAVEALRGIGVYLVGVGENLLPSLRGLMRQAKAAGEAIADAGSPTPQAPTQG
- a CDS encoding universal stress protein, coding for MTDSTWGTGPGAEGPAGIVVGVDGSDQSICALFWAAREARRRQCPLHVVTAYTVPIFAASSMDAGYTTVDDAMIRDGAQQVLDEAVERISHYGVEVIPRVETGDAAAVLLELSEDADLMVVGSRGRGGFVGRLLGSVSSALPAHAKCPTVVVPLRTAGRLPDSGVRPPANSPDPDAVHRAVVVGVDGSEQGRAASLVAAEQARSMGLPLRILCALPPFTGSLAWVPAPLDIEALHAELHEQLDAGRDWLQSHFPGLEMTVELVDGSPGEILIERTAKVELLVLGTRGRGGFAGMLMGSTSQSVLHHAKGPLMVVPDHEDPRLLDRPDFGPMVAE
- a CDS encoding cation diffusion facilitator family transporter; this encodes MGEHHGHSHGLGTVTATGKHRRRLLIVFLITISVVLIQVAGALLSGSLALLADAGHMLSDAAGVSIALFAAWIAARPATNRRTYGYQRAEVLAALANAVLLIVIAVVIFVEAVRRLGSEPDVDTGLMLPFAVVGGLANLISLLVLHAGRKESLNVRGAYLEVLGDLLGSAAVVVSAVVIMTTGYQQADTWASFLIALMIAPRAWSLLREVIDVLLEATPQGVDVGMIRNHIVSVDGVSDAHDIHIWTITSGVPVFSAHVVVEEEHLTPDGLDTVLDRLTRCLSSHFDTEHCTFQLEPASHAVHEGQQHA
- a CDS encoding metallopeptidase family protein, whose product is MNPDEFDACVEAALDSIPADLSRAMNNVAVFIEDEYVPGPHEDPDTELLGVYEGTPLTERDSWWDAGSLPDRIVVFRGPLLRMCDSREEVVDEVRITVIHEVAHHFGIDDERLHELGWG
- a CDS encoding Asp23/Gls24 family envelope stress response protein, which gives rise to MDEPRNTSANAPVTAPPLAPAPASPAHAVAGAGDAAAIGGRNSISEQAVAKVAAIAARAVPGVFNLGNSSGRALGAVRDAVGGTSATSGVHVEVGEREVAVDISLIAVYGNALMVVANNVRAAVYGAVEKLVGLRVVEVNVEISDVHLPTDPAGTAPVGGAKAV
- a CDS encoding DUF2273 domain-containing protein — encoded protein: MKPTVVGMAVGAVLAFAALIFDFWGFLLTALFIAVGALLGRAAEGKIDFRSVSDALTGRRSSS